Sequence from the Zeugodacus cucurbitae isolate PBARC_wt_2022May chromosome 2, idZeuCucr1.2, whole genome shotgun sequence genome:
aaaattattaaatctatTAGTATGTTAATCAAGTTTGCCATTTTCCATAAGTTGTAGAATTTTATCAAGCTTTTCGTTTTGTTCGGACAGCATCGTATTTAAATGTGTTGTAATGTTACGCTCTAGTTGTTCAAACTTATTATCTATATGAGTCTTTAATGCCGCTTCGAGTTCCGTTGAAGGCGCTTCGCGGTTAGCCAGCGCTTGCTTCATATGTTCCAAAAGTGCTGTGGAGGATTGGGCATTGCCTCCAATACCCTTCATTTGTTTGGCTGTTTGCATAAATAACATGCATTTCTCAGCGCTTGGTGATATTTTCTGTCCCGTGTTACTTAacattttttgtacattttccaTATTAATTTCTGTGCCCGTCGTTATGCCATTCGGGTTCGGTGCGATTTGTATTAAAACACCAAATATACAGATATCGTCAGTCGTTGTGAGTAACTATATATaccaattgtataaaaaatcaaaattaaataattatttatctttaacATTCATTATATACCTTAAGTATCAACTCAGTAATGCCAGACTTCTGCACTTCAATATCATAACGATATGAGAATGCTTCATTAGCGCCATTATCATCTTCATCGTCCGCAATTTCACCGTACAAAGTCTCTGCATATTCCTTAAGTGGTCCCAGAAAGAGTTCGAGTTTAGGAGCTGTACATACTAGAGATAAGGagtcaattttgtaaaaaggtCGTTTTAAACGAACCAG
This genomic interval carries:
- the LOC105209205 gene encoding uncharacterized protein LOC105209205 → MESSIGMVAECNWKRIGGCELSQSVQTRITHEDIFIRPPSDEIISDENAVLLQKGESNEACELLVRLKRPFYKIDSLSLVCTAPKLELFLGPLKEYAETLYGEIADDEDDNGANEAFSYRYDIEVQKSGITELILKLLTTTDDICIFGVLIQIAPNPNGITTGTEINMENVQKMLSNTGQKISPSAEKCMLFMQTAKQMKGIGGNAQSSTALLEHMKQALANREAPSTELEAALKTHIDNKFEQLERNITTHLNTMLSEQNEKLDKILQLMENGKLD